In the genome of Bremerella sp. P1, the window CCAGGAATTAAGATGCGAGCGAAGTTTCTCGACGATCTCGGGATGTTGGCCGGCAATGTTCTTATCCTGGTGCGGATCGTCTTGCACGTTGTAAAGCTCTCGATTCTCCAGCAAACGCCACTGCTTCCACATCACGCAAGCTCCGTCACGTTGGGGAATGGCCGGGTTGCCCTTGGTGTAGCGAACCTTGAAGGTCGGCATGCGGCTGTAGTTGATCACCAGCATGCGATCGTCAAGTTGAGCGGTCTGCTGGGTCAGCACAGGCTTCAGCGAAACGCCGTCGAGCTTCGCTGGCGTCTGGCCCGCGATTCCACTCAGGTCGGCCAGGGTGGGCAGCAAGTCCTGAACATGGCACAGGTCCGCGACATCGTGAGGGTTCTTCAAGCCAGCGGGCCAACGGATGAAACAAGGAACACGGTGGCCGCCTTCCCATAGGGTTGTCTTGCTGCCCTTCATGCCGGCATTGAAATACTTCGGTCCCATCGTGCTGCCGTTGTCAGTCAAGAAGACGACGATGGTGTTGTCGAGTTTATCTGTCTCCTGCAGGAACCGATCCAGCTTGCCGACGTTGTCGTCGATGTTTTCGCCCATCGCCAGGAAGCTGACGAGATTAGCCTTCTGGACAGGCGGCATTCCCTTTGTAACTTCCGGATGGGCTTCCATTGCCTCGCGAACCCTGTCCCGGTACTTGTCCGGAACAAACCAGGGCCAATGAGCAGCGTTCAGGGCGATGTAAGCAAAGAAGGGACGCTGGTCCTCTTGCTCGATCCATTTCATCGCTTCGCTAAAGAAGATATCTGTGCAGTAACCTTCGCGCTTTTCACGCTTGGTATTGTGGATGTACGTGTCATCGAAGTAATCATTGTTCCAATAGTCAGGCACGCTATTGATATGCGACGAGGGAAACCACAATGCTTCTTCAAAGCCGCGATCTTCTGGGCGGAACGGGTAGTTGTCACCCAGATGCCACTTGCCAAAGAGCCCAGTTCGGTAGCCGCCAGCCTGGAAGACATCGGCCATCGTTTTCAGTTCCGGCTTGAGCAGCGTTCGTCCACTGCTCACATTGATCGCGCCGTTGCGAAATGCATCAAGCCCCGTCAGTAATTGCCCACGGGTCGGCGTGCACATGGGCGAGACATGAAAGTCCGTCAAACGGACAGCTGCCTTGGCCAATTGATCGATACTTGGGGTGTGCGTGATCGGGTTTCCATGGCACGAGAACTCGCCGTAGCCCTGGTCGTCGGTCATGATCACGATCACATTCGGCTTTTCTGCCGCCTGAAGTGAGCCGAACGCAACAAGGAGCAGTAGCAACGAGAGTACAAGTGGGCGGGGCATGAAAGAAGCTTTCTCGTCCAATAAGGATCGTCAAGGGTGGGAAGGTCCCTATGATGACTTCGACGCCAAGCGTTGGCAACAAAAAATGCTCACGGAGGCCATTGCTTCCGAGAGCATCACGAATTTGCTTGGTTGGAAAACGGGCAGAGAAGGACCAAAAATCAGGTCAACCAGTTCGATTGAACCAACGCTTCCGCGCTGACGATTCTTGGGCACTTCCAATTGTTTCGCTGCATCCAGTCAAAGAACTGCGACTCGACGGCAATGTGATAGTTGCGGATGTAGTAAATCACATCGCCTGACCAGCACCATTCGCCGTCGCTGTAGACATCCGGCGGACCGATCATCACGCTATCGTCCATTAGCCGGTCGTACGCGTCGCTATTGGCCTCGAACAGTAGGGTACCTTCGCTCAGATATTGCAGCACGAGGTCCTCTTCATCGAGAGGCCCCATCATTTGCAGTTCTCGCAAGTCTTGTAGAGCTTCGCGTCGACTGCTCTCCTCGAAAAATCCGAATCGCTTCAACATGGGTCACGTTCCTCCACACCACCCATGGCAAGCCGAATCCGAGCTTCAGCCGGGTGACGATTAGATGAGAAAAGGAAGTCACCGGAAGACGGCCATCGTCTGGAACCGCCTACCCTGTGGAATCACGAATCCCTCCAATGTTGTCCCGCAACAAGCTGCCACTTCTTCGGAGGACACCATCCGTGGCCCTCTTTGGGGCAGTTTAGCAAAGGAGGAATCGAAAAGGCAAAGAAAATTTTGCACGAAAATGCATTCGTTGCCGCGCTCACGGTAGCTTATGACGGCATCTGAACCATCACATAAAAAATGGCAAATGTGCATGGCAGGTTGTCTGGGAAGAAAAACCAACCATACGATTCCATGGATGCGTCTTTGGCATCGAAAGTAAGTACTGGTAGGAATAGCATTTGCACAAGTATGCACCAGAGATGATACGCACCAATAATGGCAGACCGCCTTCGACTGAGGTACGCCTAAGGGAAATGGCAAGAAAATGGCAATCGATCCAATCTGTGGAATGACCGTTCAGGAGTCGTCACCCTGGAAAACGACTCGGGATGAGAAAACGTTCTACTTCTGTAGCGAACACTGCTTGAAGAAGTTCGAAGCGGAAGGTGAGCTTGGCAGCGCGCCGATGCAGTTAGTTACCCTCGGCGAAGCCCCGGCCAAACATGATTGTTGCCATGGTCACGAAGGTCATTCAGCCAACAAAACGTCTTCAGCCAAGTACATCTGTCCGATGTGCGAAGGCGTCGAAAGCGATGTACCGGCCGATTGTCCGAAGTGCGGCATGGCCTTAGAGCGAAACCAACCGGCGGCACCGCAGACCAAGACCATCTACACCTGCCCGATGCATCCGGAGGTGCGGCAAGATCACCCCGGCAGTTGCCCGAAGTGCGGTATGGATCTCGAGCCGGAAACCGTCACGTCCGACGAGGAGGAAGCCGATCCGGAACTGACCTGGATGACGATTCGCTTTTGGGTGGGAACTGCGCTGACCATCCCCATCTTTGCCTTGGCGATGCTGCCGATGGTGGGCATCGAACTGGGTGTGCCTGCGGATGTATCACGTTGGATTCAATTGGTTCTGGCCACACCGGTCGTCTTATGGTGTGGCTGGCCTTTCTTCGTGCGTGGTGCGAAGTCGCTGGTCACCATGAACCTGAACATGTTCACGCTCATCTCTCTGGGGGTCGCGGCGGCGTACCTTTACAGCTTTGTCGCGACTGTTTTTCCGGCCGCGATACCCGAAGCCTTTCGACACGCAGGCGAGGTACCGGTCTACTTCGAGGCTGCGGCGATGATCGTTACGCTCGTTCTGCTGGGCCAAGTGATTGAACTGAGAGCCCGAAAGAAGACAGGCAGCGCAATTCGCGAACTGATCAACCTGGCCCCACCTACCGCACGGCTCATCGAAGACGGCCAGGAACGCGAAGTCCCGTTGAGTGAAGTTCACCGGGGGCAAGAACTGAAGGTTGTGCCGGGCGACAAGATTCCCGTTGATGGCGAGGTCATCTCCGGTAGTTCGACCGTTGATGAGTCGATGCTTACCGGCGAAGCTGATCCCGTACAGAAGCAAACCGGTGACAACGTGATCGGCGGTACTGTCAACCAAGGCGGGACGCTCCGCATCCGAGCGACCAACGTGGGCGAAGGCTCGGTCCTTTCGCAGATCGTACAAATGGTCGGCCAGGCCCAGCGCAGTCGTGCTCCGATTCAGCGGCTGGCCGATACCGTCTCCGGTTACTTCGTTCCAGCGATTGTCGGTATCGCGATCGTCACGTTTATTGTCTGGGCGTTCTGGTCGCCCGAAGAGCCGAAGCTCGCCTATGCTCTTTTGAACGCAGTCGCCGTTTTGATTGTCGCTTGCCCTTGTGCTTTGGGTTTGGCGACACCGATGTCGATCATGGTCGGCGTCGGGCGAGGTGCGAAAGCTGGTGTCCTGGTCAAGGAGGCCGCGGGGCTCGAAACCTTGGAGCAAGTCGATACCGTCGTGGTCGACAAGACCGGCACACTGACCGAAGGAAAGCCCAAGCTTACTAAGCTAGAGCCCGCCGAGGGATTCTCGGAAGAGGAACTCTTGAGGTACGCCGCGGCCGTCGAGCAGAACAGCGAACACCCGATCGCTCATTCGATTATCGAAGAAGCGAAGCAGCGCGACATGAATCTACCGGAAGCGACCGACTTCGATTCGGCCACCGGCCAAGGCGTTCAGGCGGTTGTCGATGGAAAGAAGATCGTCTGCGGGAAGCCATCTCTGCTGAAGGATCACGGTATCGAGTTCGACGCGACCGGATCGCCCGAAGGAACGAAGGTCTACCTGGGCGTTGATGGAAAGTACGCTGGGGCTTTGATCGTGAGTGACCCGCTGAAACCGACCACGGCAGGCGCCATCGAGTCGCTGCATGAAATGGGGATTCGCGTGATCATGATGACCGGCGACAATGCCCAGGTTGCCGAAGCGATCGCGAAGAAACTGAATATCGATGACTTCCAGGCCGATCTATCGCCGCAAGATAAACACGATCGCATCCAGAAGCTTCGTGACGAAGGAGCCAAGGTAGCGATGGCTGGCGACGGGATCAACGATGCACCAGCGCTGGCCGCTGCGGATGTCGGGATTGCCATGGGAACCGGAACCGACGTAGCGATCGAAAGTGCGGCGATCACCCTCATGGGCGGCGATTTGGAAGGCGTGGTGAAAGCGTTTCGCTTAAGTCGACGCGTCATGCGAAACATTCGCCAGAACCTGTTCTTCGCGTTGGCCTACAACAGCCTGGGCGTGCCGATCGCTGCCGGTATCTTGGTGCCGCTGTTTGGCATGCATGCCTTGCTGAATCCCATGTTCGCAGCAGCTGCAATGAGCTTCAGCTCGGTCAGCGTGATCGGTAATGCTCTGCGGTTACGTGCGACGAACCTGACAGAGTAGTGCGGGGCTAAGTACGCTTGCGGGCGATCAGCTGCGTCACGTAAGCGTTGCCGGTATGGAAGGACCCTTCGGTGACGTCCCGCTCGAGTTCCGCTTCGTGCACAATCTTCATGTCTGCGAAGTGAGGGCGAAGATCCTCAAGCGTGACGAGCATATCAACGTCCTTGGGCCCGCCGGTTCCATATTCAAGCTGTTTGGGGTGGTACGACTCCAGCAGAAAGATGCCGCCTTGCTTCAGTGAAGCAATTGCCTTTTGATAAATGTTCGTTCGTGAAGCCGAGTCGACATGCGCAAAGATGGACACGATCGCGTCCCAGCAGTTCTCGCCATAATCGAATTCGTTCAGGTCGCAGATAGTGTATTCCAGCGACACGTTATGCTCGGCTGCCAGACGCTCTGCTTTCGACTTGCCTTTGGTCGAAAGATCGACAGCATGCACCTGGTGCCCTTGCTGGCCAAGGAACAGGGCATTGCGGCCTTCTCCTTCGGCAATACAAAGGACTTTGGCATTGGGCGGGAAGTGATGGGCCGATGCTTTTAAGAACGTGTTGGGAGACGTTCCGTAAACATATTCTTCGCGTCCAAACCGCTCGTTCCAAAACTGTTGAACATCTTCGCTCATGGCAGGCAATTCCTGGGTGTGTGTTGAGTGAGCGGCTTGCGAGACCCTCTTTTAGTCACCATGTAGTCTGGCAGGTGAGGGCAGGGGGCAGGAAGCCGGTTCCCGGTAAGATGCCGTTACCGAAGATAGGTTACAGCGAAAATCAGTGCCAGATTGGCGAATGAGATTTGCTGGATAGGGGGCAAGCTTGGCGGCGCTTGCCCCCTTTCCAGCCGGAACAACTTTCCACGAGCTTCCGTAGAAAGCAGTGTAGGCGCTAGCGAACGCCGTTATGGCCGGGACGATCCAACAGGCCGACCCCTTTGCCTGCATTCGACTTTTTGTAAGCCGTCATCAAAGCATCGGTCAAAGCAGGTGGAACGGGATCCGGGCCGCGAACTGCATTGGCGATATCCCACGCCGCTTGCCATGTCGCCTTCGCTTCGAACTCATGGCTCCAACCGCTGGGCCATGTCCCACCGTAAAACTTCTGCAGATAAAGCATCTGCACGACGTAAGCGAAACACTCTTCGTCCAGTTGGTAGGTGCGAACACCAGAGCTATGCCGGTAGTCGAAACTCGCGTGCACCGCTTCATGCACGATAAAGCTGCGGTCGATGGAATCGGTCGGCAGCGTCTTGATGATGATCCGATCGCTTTCCGGAACGTATTCCGCGGCATGTTTGTGCGTGGGATCGAATTTCGCCGTGATGCGTTTCGTGTTGAGCAGATGACCGACTTTGCCGAAGTCGTGGCCACTGATCGAGCACTTATACGCGAACAGCGACAGGTTCAGGCTTTTGACCGACGCGGAGTTGATCGTGGTCCGTACACGCTCCCAGGCATCATCGTCCGCAGTCGTCGGTGGCTTCCAGCCAGGCGGCGGAATGTAGATGTATTGCGTGATCGTGCAAGGCTTGCCGAAGTCATAGTTCTTGCCATTCTTCGACTTTCTGCGGCAGCCCAGGATGTGATACAGGCACCAATTCACCTCGTCAGGATTTCGCGTGCCAAAGTTGAACACGATGATGTCCCACGGATCGGTGAACCCGTGCACGGCGGCCAAGATCCACCAGTCGTCGGCGTCGGTGACTTCTACCTTCTTTGCGTACCCCTTCGGTGGCCAGACTGGTCGAACCAGCGGCTCCCGCAACTTCACTGCCATCTTCCCCGGTCCTTTGCATGATTGAGGTTTCTCTGTCCAAAACCGTTATCGATACAAAATGGATTGGGTTGTCTGGTTTTTGGATAGAAAGTAGCAGATACGGTAAGGCTAAGCCGATCTGGCAGGGGCCGTTAGGGCGTGGTAGTGTGATGCTTCGATTGGCGGGATGCTTAGCGAAAAGGATGGATAGAAAGCCCCAGGTCATGAATCCCAATGTAGACGACTACATCCAGACTCACGCGAAGTGGCAGAAGGAACTCACGCTGCTGCGTAAGATTGTCCTCGAATCCAAACTGACCGAAGATTGGAAGTGGCGAGCGCCTTGTTACACGCTCGATGGTAAGAATGTCGTCATGCTTGCGGCCTTCAAGAATGACTGCGTGCTGAGCTTCTTCAAAGGTCCATTACTCACGGATCCCGACAACATCCTGGTCGCCCCCGGCGAGAACAGCCGCACGTTTCGCGTGGTCCGTTTTACCGACGCCAGGCAGATCACGAAGCTGAAGTCAAAGCTCAAGTTTCTGATCGAGCAAGCCATCGAGGTCCAGCGGTCCGGCAAACAAATCGAAGCAAAGAAGGGGCCTGACGAGTTTCCTGCCGAACTGCAAGCCAAGCTCGAGGAAGATCCGAAACTCAAGCAAGCGTTCGAAGGCCTCACGCCAGGACGCCAACGAGCTTACGTGATGCACTTTGCTGCTGCTAAACAGTCGAAGACACGCACCGCCAGAATCGAAAAGTTCACGCCCCGAATCCTCGACGGCAAAGGCATGAACGATTGCGTCTGCGGCCTCACCAAAAAGCCCCCAGGCTGCGATGGCTCGCACAATAAGAAGTAGAGACCGCGTATCGGAATCCTGGGACCCGCTGAACGATTCAGGCCGTCGCTACGAAGAGAGAAACGACCTCCGTCCCCTTTATTGTTGGTTGCGTTAGGGACTGGACACCGCTCTAAGCGTACGGCGGACGACACGCTTACATTCGCGCGCGATCCTTGCCGGCGCAGATCGCTTAGGCTTGGCAGTGGGAACCGTTGGGCTGTTCCCCTCTTCGGAGCTTTGCTGCTTAGCTGGAAGGGTAGCCGGTGTTTGTTCTGGAGGGGCAACGGACTTTACGACGTTCGCATGGAGTGATGCCCACGCGAGGAGCTGAGACACTGAAATGGATGACTCCAAAACAGGTGGGGAATTCTCTGAGAACTTGCTCTTTTCGCGGTCATACAAATCGGTCAACTGCTGAACCGTGTTGGCCAAACAGGTCTGATTACGGTGCTGCAAAGTCACCTCTCTCGTGGCCGCAGCGTCGTAGCGATCGATCTCTTTCCGTATGTTCTCCACGGTAAAAGCTTTCGTGAGTACGCGACGTCCAAAGTTGTTTCGCTGTAGAAAACTATAGTTGTCAGGCGTCACCATGGAGGCAATTCCGTCGACGCCAGCAGCAATCGTCGCTGCACCACTGGCAATTGCTTCGCGAGCACATCTTCCACGTGCCAGGATGATATCAAATTGAGGCAAAATACTACCTGGGTCGGCAGAGAAACGGTTGGATCCAAGCCCCAGGCCCTCGACATGCAATCCAGGCGATGCGCTACGAACGATGTCGAGATGATGGTCAGAAAAGCCATTGCAAAAACACAAAACGGATCTTGGTGCTTCGGCAAAATCTGTCCTGACCGGAAACTTGTCCAGGTTCACTCCGTTAGGAATCAAGGAAACCTTTTCAGGCGAAATGCCTCCCTGGATTACAAGCCGGTCATAGCAAGCTTGGTCTACGCCCACGTAGTGAACGACATTGGGAAGGTTGAGTGGCGTGTCGTGCCAAGCTTCGGCATCATGACAAAAAGAAATCACCGGAACACTCGGAAATCGAGTTGCTGCTGCTGCCGTCTCCAGAGAATGATGCCCATGGATAATGTCAGGCGTGACAGACAATTTTGACAAGTCATCGATGACAGGAATGCCATCGTGAATTAGACCTTGAGCAAATCGACCCACGCGAGGTGTGTAGACAACCGGATGTCGATCCAGTTCAACCAGGCGTCGAGCCAGGTCGCGAACGTACGCCTCGGTTCCCGTGCCATGATCCAGCACGAAGTTCGTAATCAACACGCGCCGTGCTATGGGCAATTTGCCAATCGACATTCGGCCTCCAACTCTTTGAGCAGTGGGAAAACGTGTTGATCAAATGACATCGCGACTTGATATCGACCCTCTTTCACTTGGCGCCGCGCGAGTTGCTCGT includes:
- a CDS encoding arylsulfatase, with the protein product MPRPLVLSLLLLLVAFGSLQAAEKPNVIVIMTDDQGYGEFSCHGNPITHTPSIDQLAKAAVRLTDFHVSPMCTPTRGQLLTGLDAFRNGAINVSSGRTLLKPELKTMADVFQAGGYRTGLFGKWHLGDNYPFRPEDRGFEEALWFPSSHINSVPDYWNNDYFDDTYIHNTKREKREGYCTDIFFSEAMKWIEQEDQRPFFAYIALNAAHWPWFVPDKYRDRVREAMEAHPEVTKGMPPVQKANLVSFLAMGENIDDNVGKLDRFLQETDKLDNTIVVFLTDNGSTMGPKYFNAGMKGSKTTLWEGGHRVPCFIRWPAGLKNPHDVADLCHVQDLLPTLADLSGIAGQTPAKLDGVSLKPVLTQQTAQLDDRMLVINYSRMPTFKVRYTKGNPAIPQRDGACVMWKQWRLLENRELYNVQDDPHQDKNIAGQHPEIVEKLRSHLNSWWDEVKGDVLTPQRVIIGHDAENPTLLTACEWLDVFVDQQVQIRRGVLKNGSWHLTVAEPGTFELELRRWPRESGLKLADGCPQLKVTDGTFPEGTALPIQRAEVRVDEQTIRIDSMTKDDSAFVTQADLSKGPLELRTAFFNSENQEICGAYYLYVRRISP
- a CDS encoding heavy metal translocating P-type ATPase, translated to MAIDPICGMTVQESSPWKTTRDEKTFYFCSEHCLKKFEAEGELGSAPMQLVTLGEAPAKHDCCHGHEGHSANKTSSAKYICPMCEGVESDVPADCPKCGMALERNQPAAPQTKTIYTCPMHPEVRQDHPGSCPKCGMDLEPETVTSDEEEADPELTWMTIRFWVGTALTIPIFALAMLPMVGIELGVPADVSRWIQLVLATPVVLWCGWPFFVRGAKSLVTMNLNMFTLISLGVAAAYLYSFVATVFPAAIPEAFRHAGEVPVYFEAAAMIVTLVLLGQVIELRARKKTGSAIRELINLAPPTARLIEDGQEREVPLSEVHRGQELKVVPGDKIPVDGEVISGSSTVDESMLTGEADPVQKQTGDNVIGGTVNQGGTLRIRATNVGEGSVLSQIVQMVGQAQRSRAPIQRLADTVSGYFVPAIVGIAIVTFIVWAFWSPEEPKLAYALLNAVAVLIVACPCALGLATPMSIMVGVGRGAKAGVLVKEAAGLETLEQVDTVVVDKTGTLTEGKPKLTKLEPAEGFSEEELLRYAAAVEQNSEHPIAHSIIEEAKQRDMNLPEATDFDSATGQGVQAVVDGKKIVCGKPSLLKDHGIEFDATGSPEGTKVYLGVDGKYAGALIVSDPLKPTTAGAIESLHEMGIRVIMMTGDNAQVAEAIAKKLNIDDFQADLSPQDKHDRIQKLRDEGAKVAMAGDGINDAPALAAADVGIAMGTGTDVAIESAAITLMGGDLEGVVKAFRLSRRVMRNIRQNLFFALAYNSLGVPIAAGILVPLFGMHALLNPMFAAAAMSFSSVSVIGNALRLRATNLTE
- a CDS encoding class I SAM-dependent methyltransferase — encoded protein: MSEDVQQFWNERFGREEYVYGTSPNTFLKASAHHFPPNAKVLCIAEGEGRNALFLGQQGHQVHAVDLSTKGKSKAERLAAEHNVSLEYTICDLNEFDYGENCWDAIVSIFAHVDSASRTNIYQKAIASLKQGGIFLLESYHPKQLEYGTGGPKDVDMLVTLEDLRPHFADMKIVHEAELERDVTEGSFHTGNAYVTQLIARKRT
- a CDS encoding YdeI/OmpD-associated family protein, with the protein product MNPNVDDYIQTHAKWQKELTLLRKIVLESKLTEDWKWRAPCYTLDGKNVVMLAAFKNDCVLSFFKGPLLTDPDNILVAPGENSRTFRVVRFTDARQITKLKSKLKFLIEQAIEVQRSGKQIEAKKGPDEFPAELQAKLEEDPKLKQAFEGLTPGRQRAYVMHFAAAKQSKTRTARIEKFTPRILDGKGMNDCVCGLTKKPPGCDGSHNKK
- a CDS encoding glycosyltransferase, encoding MSIGKLPIARRVLITNFVLDHGTGTEAYVRDLARRLVELDRHPVVYTPRVGRFAQGLIHDGIPVIDDLSKLSVTPDIIHGHHSLETAAAATRFPSVPVISFCHDAEAWHDTPLNLPNVVHYVGVDQACYDRLVIQGGISPEKVSLIPNGVNLDKFPVRTDFAEAPRSVLCFCNGFSDHHLDIVRSASPGLHVEGLGLGSNRFSADPGSILPQFDIILARGRCAREAIASGAATIAAGVDGIASMVTPDNYSFLQRNNFGRRVLTKAFTVENIRKEIDRYDAAATREVTLQHRNQTCLANTVQQLTDLYDREKSKFSENSPPVLESSISVSQLLAWASLHANVVKSVAPPEQTPATLPAKQQSSEEGNSPTVPTAKPKRSAPARIARECKRVVRRTLRAVSSP